The Fimbriimonas ginsengisoli Gsoil 348 genome window below encodes:
- the pfkA gene encoding 6-phosphofructokinase translates to MKRIGVITSGGDAPGMNAALRAVVRAALGRGAEVIGFNHGYEGLINDESRNLDSPSVGGIIDRGGTILRTARSAAFMTREGRDQAMAVLIKNGCEGLVVIGGDGSLTGALKLQEEFDYPVCGVPGSIDNDISGTDFSIGFDTAVNTAVDAIDRVRDTAYSHERVFVIEVMGRRNGFIALEAGLAGGAEAILVPEMPFSLPDIGAELLEAASKGKRSSIIVVAEGAAKADDVREALSECTGFECRAVVLGHMQRGGSPTAFDRVLALRLGHLATNRLLSGFRGEMAGLAGNLLVSHPLTFVLSSERQIDPEKLLLSEAMAQ, encoded by the coding sequence ATGAAGAGAATTGGTGTCATCACAAGCGGAGGGGACGCTCCGGGGATGAACGCGGCGCTTCGAGCCGTCGTAAGGGCGGCCTTGGGACGTGGGGCGGAAGTGATCGGCTTCAACCACGGGTACGAGGGGCTTATCAACGACGAGAGCCGCAACCTCGATTCCCCCAGTGTGGGCGGAATCATCGACCGGGGCGGCACTATTCTTCGCACCGCACGCAGCGCTGCCTTTATGACCAGGGAGGGGCGCGATCAGGCGATGGCCGTTTTGATCAAAAACGGGTGCGAGGGGCTCGTGGTCATCGGCGGAGATGGTTCGCTGACCGGGGCTTTAAAACTTCAAGAAGAATTTGACTATCCGGTTTGCGGGGTTCCAGGCTCCATCGATAACGATATTTCGGGCACCGATTTTTCGATCGGGTTCGATACGGCGGTGAATACCGCGGTCGATGCCATCGACCGGGTACGAGATACCGCTTACTCGCACGAGCGGGTCTTCGTCATCGAGGTGATGGGGCGCCGGAACGGCTTTATCGCGTTGGAAGCCGGCCTTGCCGGGGGCGCGGAGGCGATCCTTGTGCCCGAAATGCCGTTCTCTTTGCCGGATATCGGAGCGGAGCTTTTGGAAGCCGCCAGCAAAGGGAAGCGAAGCTCGATTATCGTGGTCGCCGAAGGGGCCGCGAAGGCCGACGACGTTCGGGAGGCGCTTTCGGAATGCACCGGTTTTGAATGCCGCGCAGTGGTGCTGGGGCACATGCAGCGGGGCGGGAGTCCTACCGCGTTCGACCGCGTTTTGGCCCTTCGGCTCGGCCACCTGGCGACGAACCGCCTTCTCAGTGGCTTTCGCGGCGAAATGGCCGGCCTGGCCGGAAATCTGCTGGTCAGCCATCCGCTCACCTTCGTCTTAAGCAGCGAACGTCAGATCGATCCGGAGAAGCTGCTTTTATCGGAAGCGATGGCGCAGTAG